One genomic window of Neisseria sp. oral taxon 014 str. F0314 includes the following:
- the atpE gene encoding F0F1 ATP synthase subunit C translates to MGGLIAIACGLIVAFGAMGAAIGIGMVGSKYLESSARQPELIGPLQTKLFLIAGLIDAAFLIGVAIALLFAFVNPFAG, encoded by the coding sequence ATGGGTGGTTTAATTGCTATCGCTTGTGGTTTGATCGTTGCATTCGGCGCGATGGGTGCCGCCATCGGCATCGGTATGGTCGGTTCCAAATATTTGGAATCTTCCGCTCGCCAACCCGAACTGATCGGCCCGCTGCAAACCAAACTGTTCCTGATTGCCGGTTTGATTGACGCTGCATTCCTGATTGGTGTGGCTATCGCATTACTGTTTGCTTTCGTTAACCCGTTTGCAGGCTAA
- the atpB gene encoding F0F1 ATP synthase subunit A, with translation MAGESMTAADYIKHHLQSLTSLSDVAQGQGLKNIADFSFINMDTLFFSILLGVISSFLLWRGAKKATAGVPGRFQAAVEILFEFVDDMCKSIIHNEKSRRAVAPLGLTLFVWIFLMNAMDMLPVDLLPWTWQHLTGNHHALLRIVPTADLNTTLALAIGVLGICIYYNIKIKGFGGWMHELFSAPFGAKLAPANFLLNLVEFLSKTVSHGMRLFGNMYAGELVFLLIALLGGAWAASGSVGVMDPILFVLHLIAGLAWAIFHILVITLQAFIFMALAFVYIGQAHDTH, from the coding sequence ATGGCAGGTGAATCAATGACTGCTGCCGACTACATCAAGCACCACTTGCAAAGCTTGACCAGTCTGTCGGATGTAGCGCAGGGACAAGGTTTAAAAAATATTGCTGATTTCTCATTCATTAATATGGATACTTTATTTTTTTCCATATTGTTGGGCGTAATTAGTAGCTTTTTGCTGTGGCGTGGCGCCAAAAAAGCTACCGCCGGTGTTCCAGGGCGTTTTCAAGCAGCGGTGGAAATCCTGTTCGAATTTGTCGACGATATGTGCAAGAGCATTATTCATAACGAAAAATCGCGCAGGGCTGTCGCTCCGTTGGGATTAACGTTGTTTGTTTGGATTTTTTTAATGAATGCGATGGATATGCTCCCGGTAGATTTGCTGCCATGGACTTGGCAACATCTGACGGGCAATCACCATGCCCTGTTACGCATCGTCCCAACTGCCGACTTGAACACTACGCTGGCTTTGGCTATCGGCGTACTCGGTATCTGTATTTACTATAATATCAAAATTAAAGGCTTCGGCGGTTGGATGCATGAGTTGTTCAGCGCGCCATTTGGTGCGAAGTTGGCGCCGGCTAACTTCTTGTTGAATTTGGTTGAATTCTTGTCGAAAACCGTATCACACGGTATGCGGTTGTTCGGTAATATGTATGCTGGCGAATTGGTATTTTTGCTGATTGCACTATTAGGCGGTGCATGGGCCGCGTCAGGCAGTGTCGGTGTGATGGATCCGATTTTATTTGTACTTCATCTTATCGCCGGTTTAGCGTGGGCGATTTTCCATATTTTGGTCATTACTTTGCAGGCATTTATCTTCATGGCTTTGGCGTTTGTCTACATCGGCCAAGCCCATGATACACATTGA
- a CDS encoding ATP synthase subunit I, whose protein sequence is MRQILIWQCAMLAAVAFVGAVCWGGRGFWSALAGGASYLIPTVAAVLLLRLLKNRPYLQSRMFMAGEALKVMLSLALMLSFFAVWHQSLVFLPFLFGLFSVSHLVFLVLLRVKDYGR, encoded by the coding sequence ATGCGGCAGATTCTGATTTGGCAGTGTGCGATGCTGGCGGCAGTTGCTTTTGTCGGTGCAGTTTGTTGGGGAGGAAGAGGATTTTGGTCCGCTTTGGCCGGCGGCGCATCTTACCTGATACCGACTGTGGCCGCGGTTTTACTTTTAAGGCTTTTAAAAAACAGACCATACCTGCAAAGTAGAATGTTCATGGCAGGAGAGGCTTTAAAAGTAATGCTGTCGTTGGCGTTGATGTTGTCGTTTTTTGCTGTATGGCATCAATCGCTGGTGTTTTTACCGTTTTTGTTCGGTTTGTTCAGCGTCAGCCATTTGGTTTTTTTAGTATTGTTGAGAGTTAAAGATTATGGCAGGTGA
- a CDS encoding ParB/RepB/Spo0J family partition protein — translation MAKPKSGLGRGLDSLISNSIGDSSSDRLTTVAVKDIQPGRYQARVQIDDEALQELADSIKAQGVIQPVIVREHGLSQYELIAGERRWRASQLAGLTEIPVVVKSISDETALAMGLIENLQRENLNPIEEAQGLKRLADEFGLTHETIAKAVGKSRSAISNTLRLLSLPEPVQDMLYQRRLEMGHARALLTLPVVEQLQLAQKAVKNGWSVREVERRSQVAQQAVRKDVKKTISADIRRLNDALTEKLGVNVEVRTTNHKKGKIVLHFDTPETFEYLLKQLGVEYEA, via the coding sequence ATGGCAAAACCGAAAAGCGGCTTGGGCCGCGGCTTAGATTCACTGATTTCCAACAGCATCGGCGACAGTAGCAGCGACCGGCTGACTACCGTTGCCGTCAAAGACATACAGCCCGGCCGATACCAAGCCCGAGTGCAGATTGATGACGAAGCCTTGCAGGAACTGGCCGACTCAATAAAAGCCCAAGGCGTCATTCAGCCCGTGATTGTGCGTGAGCACGGGCTGTCGCAGTACGAACTAATTGCAGGGGAACGCCGTTGGCGTGCCAGCCAGTTGGCCGGATTGACCGAAATCCCCGTCGTCGTGAAAAGCATCAGTGACGAAACCGCGCTGGCAATGGGGTTGATTGAAAACCTGCAACGCGAAAACCTCAATCCGATTGAAGAAGCACAAGGGCTGAAGCGGCTGGCGGACGAATTCGGCCTGACGCACGAAACAATTGCCAAAGCAGTCGGTAAAAGCCGCAGCGCTATTTCGAACACCCTACGCCTTTTGAGTTTGCCCGAACCGGTGCAAGACATGCTCTACCAACGCCGCCTTGAAATGGGACATGCCCGCGCCCTGCTGACATTGCCGGTTGTCGAACAGCTCCAGTTGGCACAAAAAGCAGTCAAAAACGGCTGGTCAGTGCGCGAAGTGGAACGGCGCAGCCAAGTGGCGCAACAGGCAGTCCGCAAAGACGTCAAAAAGACCATCAGTGCCGATATACGCCGTCTGAACGACGCACTGACCGAAAAATTGGGCGTTAACGTTGAAGTCCGTACCACCAATCATAAAAAAGGCAAAATCGTCCTGCATTTCGATACGCCGGAGACGTTCGAATATCTGCTCAAACAGTTAGGTGTGGAATACGAAGCGTAG
- a CDS encoding UbiX family flavin prenyltransferase, producing the protein MTKRRIVLGISGASGFQYGYKALQLLQDIENVETHLVVSKGAEMARALETPYTKEEVCKMADIVHPIGNLAASISSGSFKTVGMLVAPCSMRTLAAVAHGYSDNLLTRAADVVLKERRSLVLMVRETPLNLAHLDNMRRVTEMGGIIFPPVPALYLQPQSVDDILTHSVSRALELLGLDVPNLPHWG; encoded by the coding sequence ATGACCAAACGACGCATAGTGCTCGGCATCAGCGGTGCCAGCGGCTTCCAATACGGTTATAAGGCCCTGCAACTGCTACAAGACATTGAAAACGTGGAAACCCATCTGGTAGTTTCAAAAGGTGCGGAAATGGCCCGCGCGCTGGAAACGCCCTACACCAAAGAGGAGGTTTGCAAAATGGCGGACATCGTCCATCCCATCGGCAATCTGGCTGCCAGTATTTCCAGCGGTTCGTTCAAAACCGTCGGAATGCTGGTCGCCCCCTGCTCTATGCGCACCCTTGCAGCCGTGGCTCACGGTTACAGCGACAACCTGCTGACCCGCGCCGCGGATGTGGTATTGAAAGAACGCCGCAGCCTGGTGCTGATGGTGCGAGAAACACCGCTGAATCTGGCGCATTTGGACAATATGCGCCGCGTAACCGAAATGGGCGGCATCATCTTCCCACCCGTGCCCGCACTATATCTTCAACCGCAAAGCGTCGATGACATCCTGACCCACAGCGTCAGCCGAGCTTTGGAGTTGCTCGGGTTGGACGTCCCGAATCTGCCGCATTGGGGGTAG
- a CDS encoding type I secretion protein has translation MVKLNEKAEVQLKRLGFHEKRFNSTMSELDRIKADDELVGQINKFSSQGRGFFETKDGKASAYHDPNDRNIYFGLGSQYVTARILAHEVGHALGRNQAKSADYYPTAKSYAQARGYGEAEAIYNEARMVAYEEQRNGRAYSTHISGGLYPQVKGKSYEQVKDLLARENMYGMYPSTNGSVRLSYYENDILFFMHRRTAFEKDFAEAGLRQSDMVGFVKHMANYDTFGDSRGNNVNANGAFDRQSLLQGKPTTRLNGGASMYGDAGNDVMTGTKSNDRMLGGSGNDTLKGGDGNDLLAGNAGKDRLYGGRGYDTYRADRYDTIRDEDGKGEVFLDGRRLRGGVRDLSEHDRTVFRDGNTVYDWNRKTGVLDVNGLKIENFKNGDLGIRLEEGRGAAHRTGTYNQTTSEHYGYHTNAAESNPDKIQKLRALIDGFKNDTDGSFAVRTLEENRDVVENFRARQQERLAQNGQQQPDMTQEMQPEIQHQRNFGGRSFG, from the coding sequence ATGGTTAAATTAAATGAAAAAGCAGAAGTGCAATTAAAAAGACTCGGTTTTCATGAAAAGCGTTTCAATTCCACTATGTCCGAATTGGATAGGATTAAAGCTGATGATGAATTGGTCGGCCAAATCAATAAATTCAGTAGTCAAGGACGAGGTTTTTTCGAAACTAAAGATGGAAAGGCAAGTGCATACCATGACCCTAATGACAGAAATATCTATTTTGGACTAGGTTCCCAATACGTTACCGCCCGAATTTTAGCCCACGAAGTCGGACACGCGTTAGGTAGAAATCAAGCCAAATCTGCTGATTACTACCCTACTGCCAAATCCTACGCCCAAGCCCGAGGCTACGGCGAAGCCGAAGCAATTTACAACGAGGCCCGTATGGTCGCTTACGAAGAGCAGCGCAACGGCAGAGCGTACAGCACCCATATCAGCGGCGGTCTTTATCCCCAAGTCAAAGGTAAAAGTTATGAGCAGGTCAAAGATTTGCTTGCCCGTGAAAATATGTACGGGATGTATCCGAGTACGAACGGGTCGGTCAGGTTGTCTTATTACGAAAACGACATTCTCTTCTTTATGCACCGCCGTACCGCTTTTGAAAAAGATTTTGCCGAGGCAGGATTAAGGCAAAGCGATATGGTCGGTTTTGTCAAGCATATGGCAAATTACGATACTTTCGGCGATAGCAGAGGCAACAACGTGAATGCAAACGGTGCGTTCGACCGTCAAAGCCTGCTGCAAGGCAAACCGACTACCCGCCTGAACGGTGGTGCGTCTATGTACGGCGATGCGGGCAACGATGTGATGACGGGAACAAAATCGAACGACAGGATGCTGGGCGGCAGCGGCAACGATACGCTTAAAGGCGGCGACGGCAATGACCTTTTGGCGGGCAATGCGGGTAAAGACAGGCTGTACGGGGGGAGAGGTTACGACACCTACCGCGCCGACAGATACGATACTATCCGTGATGAAGACGGCAAAGGAGAAGTGTTTTTGGACGGGCGTAGGCTGCGCGGTGGCGTGCGCGATTTGTCCGAACACGACCGTACGGTTTTCCGCGACGGTAATACGGTTTATGACTGGAATAGAAAAACAGGTGTTTTGGATGTCAACGGTTTGAAAATTGAAAACTTCAAAAACGGCGATTTGGGTATCCGTTTGGAAGAAGGCCGAGGTGCTGCTCACCGTACCGGAACATACAATCAGACAACCTCTGAACATTATGGGTACCATACGAATGCTGCTGAATCAAACCCCGATAAAATCCAAAAGCTCAGGGCACTAATCGACGGATTCAAAAATGACACTGACGGCTCATTTGCGGTACGGACACTGGAAGAAAATCGAGATGTGGTGGAAAATTTCAGAGCAAGGCAGCAGGAAAGGTTGGCACAAAACGGGCAACAGCAGCCGGATATGACTCAAGAAATGCAGCCGGAAATCCAGCATCAACGCAACTTCGGCGGACGTTCGTTCGGTTGA
- the lysS gene encoding lysine--tRNA ligase: protein MSEQNYPQTEPQLDENQIIALRREKLHNIRKERIAYPNDFKRDSFAADLHKKYGEINKEELDPQDIPVKIAGRMMLKRQMGKASFATIQDMSGQIQLYLNNKGVSQEVLDDFNHWDLGDIVGAEGTLFKTNHGELTVRVSAIRLLSKSLRPLPDKHKGLADQEVKYRQRYVDLIVNPESRDTFIKRSKIIQTVRNYMVSEGYLEVETPMMHPIPGGATAKPFITHHNALDMPLYLRIAPELYLKRLVVGGLERVFEINRSFRNEGMSTRHNPEFTMMEFYEAFCTYERMMEMTEGVIRACAETVCGAAKISCNGKEVDLASPFERLTILEAIKKYNPHYTDEQLADEAWLKKEIVKHGESLPPSPGIGSLQLALFEGCAEGKLWNPTFIIDYPVEVSPLARASDTKPGLTDRFELFVVGRELANGYSELNDPEDQSTRFRAQVAQKDAGDDEAMHYDADYIRAMEYGLPPTGGSGIGLDRLVMLLTDSQTIRDVILFPQMRPE from the coding sequence ATGAGCGAACAAAATTATCCGCAAACCGAGCCGCAATTAGATGAAAATCAAATCATCGCCCTGCGCCGCGAAAAACTGCACAACATCCGCAAAGAACGCATCGCCTATCCCAACGATTTCAAACGCGACAGCTTTGCCGCCGATCTGCACAAAAAATACGGTGAAATCAACAAAGAAGAACTTGACCCGCAAGACATTCCCGTGAAAATCGCCGGCCGCATGATGCTCAAACGCCAGATGGGCAAAGCCAGCTTCGCCACCATTCAGGACATGAGCGGTCAGATTCAGCTTTATCTCAATAACAAAGGCGTGAGCCAAGAAGTTTTGGACGATTTCAACCATTGGGACTTGGGCGACATCGTCGGTGCGGAAGGTACATTGTTTAAAACCAATCACGGCGAGCTGACCGTGCGCGTGTCCGCCATCCGGCTGTTGTCCAAATCCTTGCGCCCGCTGCCCGACAAACACAAAGGCCTAGCCGACCAAGAAGTCAAATACCGCCAGCGCTATGTCGATTTAATCGTCAATCCCGAATCGCGCGACACCTTTATCAAACGCAGCAAAATCATCCAAACCGTGCGCAACTACATGGTCAGCGAAGGTTATTTGGAGGTAGAAACTCCGATGATGCACCCGATTCCGGGTGGTGCGACGGCCAAGCCTTTCATTACCCACCACAATGCGCTGGATATGCCGCTTTACTTGCGTATCGCGCCCGAACTGTATTTGAAACGCTTGGTCGTAGGCGGTTTGGAGCGCGTGTTCGAAATCAACCGCAGCTTTCGTAACGAAGGCATGTCTACCCGCCATAATCCCGAATTCACCATGATGGAATTCTATGAAGCCTTCTGCACCTACGAACGCATGATGGAGATGACCGAAGGCGTCATCCGCGCTTGTGCCGAAACGGTGTGCGGCGCGGCGAAAATCAGCTGCAACGGTAAAGAAGTCGACTTGGCCAGCCCCTTCGAACGTCTGACCATTCTCGAAGCCATCAAAAAATACAATCCGCACTACACCGACGAACAACTTGCCGACGAAGCATGGCTGAAAAAGGAAATCGTCAAACACGGCGAAAGCCTGCCGCCTTCGCCCGGCATCGGCAGCCTGCAACTGGCTTTGTTTGAAGGCTGCGCCGAAGGCAAACTGTGGAATCCGACCTTCATCATCGATTATCCCGTCGAAGTCTCCCCGCTGGCGCGTGCGTCCGACACCAAGCCCGGCCTGACCGACCGCTTCGAGCTGTTCGTCGTCGGTCGCGAGCTGGCCAACGGCTACTCTGAGTTGAACGACCCCGAAGACCAGTCCACCCGTTTCAGAGCACAGGTGGCGCAGAAAGACGCCGGCGACGACGAAGCCATGCACTACGACGCCGACTACATCCGCGCAATGGAATACGGCTTGCCCCCCACCGGCGGCAGCGGCATCGGCCTTGACCGCTTGGTGATGCTGCTGACCGATTCTCAAACCATCCGCGACGTGATTTTGTTCCCGCAAATGCGGCCGGAATAG
- the virB11 gene encoding P-type DNA transfer ATPase VirB11 codes for MIQDISNDFLDYQYQILGISPLLERQDVTEICINKPGQVYLETFNGWECIEVSTLTYERARQFCTSVVNESNTGQRITDKEPMVSLTFPSGQRAQFVIPPACDAGKISITIRQPSKYTKTLEQYQEDGFFNNVILNTDSISKYDLELKELLINRKYGEFFSKAVLYRKNIVVAGATGSGKTTFMKSLVNHIPFDERLITIEDARELFIPQPNVVHLLYSKGGQSASNITAKSCMEACLRMKPDRIILAELRGDESFYFIRNCASGHPGSITSCHAGSTDQAWDQLALMVKASPEGSGLEFDVIKRLLMLTIDIVIHIQAHNGKRYITGIDFDPSRRNDLK; via the coding sequence GTGATTCAAGATATTTCGAATGATTTCTTAGATTATCAATATCAAATTTTGGGTATATCGCCGTTGCTCGAAAGACAGGATGTTACAGAGATATGCATCAATAAACCAGGACAAGTATATTTAGAAACTTTTAATGGGTGGGAGTGTATAGAAGTTAGTACATTAACTTATGAACGTGCAAGACAGTTTTGTACATCGGTTGTTAATGAGAGTAACACTGGTCAGCGTATTACAGATAAGGAGCCAATGGTTTCATTGACTTTCCCATCAGGGCAGCGTGCGCAATTTGTTATTCCTCCAGCTTGCGATGCCGGGAAGATATCAATTACTATACGGCAGCCTTCCAAATATACGAAGACATTGGAGCAATATCAAGAAGATGGTTTTTTTAATAATGTTATTTTAAATACGGATAGTATTTCTAAATATGATTTAGAATTAAAGGAATTGTTGATCAATCGAAAATATGGGGAGTTTTTTAGCAAAGCTGTTTTATATAGAAAGAATATCGTTGTTGCGGGAGCTACAGGAAGCGGAAAAACAACTTTTATGAAATCGTTGGTTAATCATATCCCGTTTGATGAACGATTAATTACGATTGAAGATGCAAGAGAGTTGTTTATTCCTCAGCCAAATGTAGTGCATTTGTTATATTCTAAAGGCGGCCAAAGTGCATCAAATATTACAGCAAAAAGTTGCATGGAAGCATGTTTACGTATGAAGCCTGATAGAATTATTCTTGCAGAATTGCGCGGTGATGAATCTTTCTATTTTATTCGAAATTGTGCATCAGGGCATCCAGGGTCAATCACTAGTTGTCATGCAGGAAGTACTGATCAGGCATGGGATCAGTTAGCGTTAATGGTGAAGGCTTCCCCTGAGGGGTCAGGGCTCGAATTTGATGTAATTAAAAGATTGTTGATGTTGACAATTGATATTGTTATTCATATTCAGGCTCATAATGGGAAACGTTATATTACAGGAATTGATTTTGATCCTAGTCGTAGAAATGATTTAAAATAG
- a CDS encoding TrbI/VirB10 family protein, producing the protein MNKNLQDGLENFDDGTMQLKNDIVVDNHKNRENGETLTGTSTIYQKQINSAQDLESNIPNLNNGIGQRINRKALIFLLLMGIVVVSIFMYAMSLFSTNDKANMEQVKEEVVDIPSSPIPSPALDETPAPVQQPTTNIDQQTELPTPPELVSVPAVPSVSSLQVPTIDSPVPSTVNESFGFKDSQDSGGISRSGGAGGFVISEDEGNTRGGGAVKRLQPQKLYKPDYLLVQGTYIRCVLMGRIVSDIPGNVSCIVTEPVYSSAGTKLLIPKGSKAIGAYAAGASVGNRIDVIWNRIITPNNLDIRMESQGTDSLGGNGHVGDYRSHWASRLGSAVLISLIGDGLDYLSDKNTSTNSIVTTSTSTTITPTETKTARTLERMAQQELNKMGMRPPTVTINQGEILNIFVSQDIDFENVIGNQ; encoded by the coding sequence ATGAACAAGAATTTACAAGATGGGTTGGAAAATTTTGATGATGGCACAATGCAGTTAAAAAACGACATTGTTGTAGATAATCATAAAAATAGGGAGAATGGGGAAACTTTGACTGGAACCTCAACTATTTATCAGAAGCAGATTAATAGTGCACAAGACTTGGAAAGTAATATTCCTAATTTGAATAATGGGATTGGTCAACGTATTAATCGTAAGGCACTTATTTTTTTATTGTTAATGGGCATTGTCGTCGTTTCTATTTTTATGTATGCAATGTCGTTGTTTTCAACAAACGATAAGGCTAATATGGAGCAAGTTAAGGAGGAAGTAGTAGATATACCTAGTTCTCCTATACCTTCCCCTGCTCTTGACGAAACTCCCGCTCCCGTTCAACAACCTACTACTAATATAGATCAACAGACAGAGTTACCTACTCCTCCAGAACTGGTTTCAGTTCCAGCGGTACCTTCAGTTTCGTCTTTGCAGGTTCCAACGATTGATTCTCCGGTACCATCGACAGTAAATGAGAGCTTTGGATTTAAAGACAGCCAAGATAGTGGTGGAATTAGCCGTTCAGGGGGGGCAGGTGGCTTTGTTATTTCTGAAGATGAAGGTAATACGCGTGGTGGTGGGGCTGTTAAGAGATTGCAGCCACAGAAATTATATAAACCTGACTATCTATTGGTACAAGGGACATATATTCGTTGCGTTTTGATGGGGCGTATTGTCAGTGATATTCCTGGTAATGTATCGTGTATCGTAACAGAACCTGTCTATTCCAGCGCTGGAACTAAGTTATTAATACCTAAGGGGTCCAAAGCAATAGGTGCATATGCTGCAGGAGCTAGTGTCGGGAATAGGATTGATGTAATCTGGAATCGCATTATTACACCGAATAATTTGGATATCCGAATGGAAAGTCAAGGGACGGATAGTTTAGGTGGTAATGGACATGTTGGGGATTATAGAAGTCATTGGGCTAGTCGTTTAGGATCAGCAGTTTTAATTAGTTTAATAGGAGATGGTCTAGATTATTTAAGTGATAAAAATACATCAACTAATTCTATTGTAACGACAAGCACCAGTACTACTATAACGCCTACAGAAACAAAAACTGCTCGTACATTAGAGAGAATGGCTCAACAAGAATTAAATAAAATGGGTATGCGCCCCCCAACCGTTACAATTAATCAAGGAGAAATATTAAATATTTTTGTTTCTCAAGATATTGATTTTGAAAATGTAATTGGAAACCAATAG
- a CDS encoding TrbG/VirB9 family P-type conjugative transfer protein codes for MNIFLRKICLPVFIFSICINIAAASSTVTEYTYTPDKIYTVRSSLGIVTQIEISPQEDIKDFGTGYSDGWDLARRENTFYIRPKVANADTNLTIRTAAHNYLFDLKVVSKEWRGLESAKNKGVQYKIKFNYPDGTEFKKEKSLDLNSGLSTKISGHVGYFTNYDYAAKSKSAWLVPTKVYDDGKFTYIYLNVNKFMPTGNFPAIFARKDRNGEEMVVNTTIQNNVIIVNGTYPFLVLRHGNDVVGIRRNF; via the coding sequence ATGAATATATTTTTAAGGAAAATTTGTCTGCCGGTATTTATATTTTCTATTTGTATAAATATTGCGGCGGCTTCATCAACAGTTACAGAATATACTTATACTCCAGATAAAATTTATACTGTGCGTTCCAGTTTGGGAATCGTGACCCAGATTGAAATTAGCCCCCAAGAAGATATTAAAGATTTTGGAACGGGTTATAGTGATGGTTGGGATTTGGCTCGAAGAGAAAACACGTTCTATATAAGACCTAAAGTTGCTAATGCTGATACAAATCTTACTATTAGAACGGCAGCACATAATTATTTATTTGATTTGAAGGTGGTTTCTAAAGAATGGCGTGGATTGGAGTCAGCAAAAAATAAAGGTGTTCAATATAAAATTAAATTCAATTATCCGGATGGAACCGAGTTCAAAAAAGAGAAAAGTCTAGATTTAAATAGCGGATTAAGTACGAAAATTAGTGGACATGTAGGTTATTTTACTAATTATGATTATGCCGCAAAATCAAAATCTGCGTGGCTGGTTCCAACAAAAGTTTATGATGATGGTAAATTTACCTATATTTATTTAAATGTAAATAAATTTATGCCTACGGGAAATTTCCCTGCGATTTTTGCCCGAAAGGATAGAAATGGTGAGGAAATGGTAGTTAATACTACTATTCAAAATAATGTTATTATAGTAAATGGAACTTATCCTTTTTTAGTTCTGAGGCATGGTAATGATGTTGTTGGTATTAGAAGGAATTTTTAA
- a CDS encoding type IV secretion system protein, with amino-acid sequence MFKKKEKTQKVTEAVIRSKSFELSLADMVKRSEKRAWFVASVSMVLVVISGIGVALILPLKQEVPYVVVADRDTGFSTVSRLEGDFKNNKITASEAINKSNVAQYVIARESYDWELTNINGWGKVLAMSDAKVATDYKNQFLEDFPQNPNKIYGRALSVRTKIRNITLAYTDGRQNTPTGATVNYDRYLFDKSKGSLQPLDRQMATMTFEYRPNLKMAEEYRYDNPLGFQVTNYQVETDNIAKPTMELPSNFPIVSKDSLGPQKEEDATSPQADLMAVSPR; translated from the coding sequence ATGTTCAAAAAGAAGGAAAAAACGCAAAAGGTTACGGAAGCGGTTATTAGATCAAAGAGTTTTGAATTGTCATTAGCGGACATGGTAAAACGCAGTGAAAAAAGAGCATGGTTTGTTGCGTCTGTTAGTATGGTATTAGTTGTTATTTCGGGAATTGGTGTGGCATTGATATTGCCATTAAAACAAGAAGTCCCTTATGTAGTTGTAGCTGATCGTGATACTGGTTTTAGTACAGTTTCTAGGCTTGAGGGAGATTTTAAAAATAATAAAATTACTGCAAGTGAAGCAATCAATAAGAGTAATGTGGCTCAATATGTTATTGCTAGAGAATCGTATGATTGGGAATTAACGAATATTAATGGATGGGGGAAAGTGCTAGCCATGTCTGATGCAAAAGTTGCAACTGATTATAAAAATCAATTTCTTGAAGATTTTCCTCAAAATCCAAATAAAATTTATGGGCGGGCTCTTTCAGTTCGTACAAAAATTCGGAATATTACTTTAGCATATACAGATGGGCGCCAAAATACTCCAACTGGAGCAACAGTAAATTATGATCGTTATTTGTTCGATAAGAGTAAGGGGTCACTTCAGCCATTAGATAGGCAAATGGCTACAATGACATTTGAATATAGGCCTAATTTAAAAATGGCGGAAGAATATCGTTATGACAATCCATTAGGTTTTCAAGTCACTAACTATCAGGTTGAAACCGATAATATTGCGAAACCAACTATGGAATTACCGAGTAATTTCCCTATAGTATCTAAAGATTCTTTAGGTCCACAAAAGGAAGAGGATGCAACTTCTCCACAAGCAGACTTGATGGCTGTATCACCGAGATGA
- a CDS encoding DUF4189 domain-containing protein — MKKIFLALLLVLPCSTIANGLNAINDPVMNPCIQRPYLAGCGANGSSTPQRVYKVPNRWGAIYVNPANAAIGYSENNTEGYRSANKEALANCIKAGGGKNPIASDGKGCRRMTEVRNSCSAVAIGGVVGNGGAGVKSDDNLEKAEQKALAACSEYSDKCVIKYSGCSRHPDYRVD; from the coding sequence ATGAAAAAGATATTTTTAGCTTTGTTGTTGGTATTGCCCTGTTCTACCATTGCTAACGGACTGAACGCCATTAATGATCCTGTAATGAATCCCTGTATTCAGCGTCCCTATTTGGCAGGGTGCGGGGCAAACGGTTCGTCTACCCCACAACGGGTTTATAAAGTTCCAAATCGTTGGGGAGCTATTTACGTAAACCCTGCAAATGCAGCAATAGGTTATTCTGAAAATAATACTGAAGGCTACCGTTCCGCCAATAAAGAAGCATTGGCAAATTGCATTAAAGCCGGGGGAGGAAAGAACCCTATTGCCAGCGATGGCAAAGGTTGCCGTAGGATGACGGAAGTCCGTAATTCTTGTAGTGCAGTTGCCATTGGAGGCGTTGTTGGCAATGGTGGGGCTGGTGTAAAAAGTGATGATAATTTAGAGAAGGCGGAACAAAAAGCCTTGGCTGCGTGTAGTGAATATTCTGATAAATGTGTCATTAAATATTCCGGCTGTTCCCGTCACCCCGATTACCGTGTTGATTGA